One Tolypothrix bouteillei VB521301 DNA window includes the following coding sequences:
- a CDS encoding TOMM precursor leader peptide-binding protein has product MFRKPKFKTCFRIEIVETEGVFLISERDTIVLQDSLYQLLCPLLDGSRTVDEIVQQLQDKLPVPYIYYALMELEQKGYLMEHQEVLPSNIAVFCEHLKVKTEDVSRRLQATTVTVKALGNLSVSELIATLESLQIQVVKEGDFEVVLTDDYLRPELVEINQKNLARSRPWMSIKPIGTVIWIGPIFHPEKTGCWECLSQRLQGNRPVEGFIQRRDRVSSPLTPPLADLPTTLKTAITMAATQILQWIVKAENKRLEGILVTHDTLTLETQSHFLIKRPQCHSCGILKQQYLSPLPLILGNRKKTFTADGGHRCVSPEATLERYRYHISPITGVVRDLGKLSFDARGLTHTYFAKHHFASVFDDLSVLEKNIGGRSAGKGRTDAQARASGFCEAIERYSGVFQGEEIRVKSSYRKMNNKAIHPNTCMNFSQAQYDERSVWNAHCGSFFQRVPEPFDEEREIEWTPVWSLTYRDFKYLPTAYCYFGYPMSSQPDCWADTNGCAAGNTLEEAIVQGFMELVERDSVALWWYNRTQRAAVDLESFEEPYFQALRSYYQSLDREFWVLDITSDLNIPAFAAISYKSKCQVKDIILGFGAHFDPKLAVQRALTEMNQILPAVLTADANGITQYATSAEPPVLDWWKTATLENQPYLIPDKNAAVKKSFDYSYIENDNFLDDIKLCQQIIEQRGMEMLVLDQTRPDIGLKVVKVIIPGMRHFWKRLAPGRLYDVPVELGWLKEPTPEECLNPIPMWM; this is encoded by the coding sequence ATGTTTAGAAAACCGAAGTTTAAGACTTGCTTTCGTATCGAAATAGTTGAGACAGAAGGAGTCTTCCTCATATCTGAAAGAGACACAATTGTGCTTCAAGATAGCCTCTATCAATTGTTATGTCCCTTGCTTGATGGAAGTCGAACTGTTGATGAAATTGTTCAACAACTCCAAGATAAGCTCCCGGTGCCCTACATCTATTACGCACTGATGGAATTGGAGCAGAAGGGTTATCTCATGGAACATCAAGAGGTTTTACCTTCAAATATAGCCGTATTTTGCGAGCATTTAAAAGTCAAAACTGAAGATGTCAGCCGCAGATTACAAGCAACTACAGTGACTGTCAAAGCATTGGGAAATCTGTCCGTATCGGAATTAATTGCTACTCTCGAGTCACTGCAAATTCAAGTTGTCAAAGAAGGAGATTTTGAAGTTGTCTTAACCGACGACTACTTGCGACCGGAATTGGTCGAAATTAACCAAAAAAACTTGGCGCGATCGCGTCCTTGGATGTCGATTAAACCAATCGGAACTGTTATCTGGATTGGACCGATATTTCATCCTGAAAAAACAGGTTGTTGGGAATGCCTGTCCCAACGTTTGCAAGGTAACCGCCCAGTTGAAGGATTTATCCAAAGACGCGATCGTGTTTCATCACCTTTAACGCCACCACTGGCTGACTTACCCACAACACTAAAAACTGCCATAACAATGGCAGCAACTCAAATCCTTCAGTGGATCGTAAAAGCAGAAAACAAGCGCCTTGAAGGGATATTAGTGACCCACGATACTCTTACACTAGAAACACAGAGCCATTTTCTCATCAAACGTCCTCAGTGTCATAGCTGTGGCATTCTCAAACAGCAATATTTGAGCCCCTTACCTTTGATACTTGGAAACAGGAAAAAAACCTTTACGGCTGATGGCGGACATCGTTGCGTTTCGCCAGAAGCAACCTTGGAACGGTATCGATACCATATAAGCCCCATTACAGGAGTAGTGCGAGACCTGGGCAAACTCTCTTTCGATGCTAGGGGTTTAACTCATACCTATTTTGCCAAGCATCATTTTGCCTCAGTGTTTGATGACTTAAGTGTTTTAGAGAAGAATATTGGAGGTAGAAGTGCAGGAAAAGGGAGAACAGACGCTCAAGCAAGAGCAAGTGGTTTTTGCGAAGCTATTGAAAGGTACTCTGGCGTTTTTCAGGGGGAGGAAATCAGAGTTAAGAGCAGTTACCGAAAAATGAACAACAAGGCTATCCATCCCAATACTTGCATGAACTTCAGCCAAGCTCAATATGATGAACGCTCGGTGTGGAACGCTCATTGTGGCAGTTTTTTTCAGAGGGTTCCCGAACCGTTTGATGAAGAAAGAGAAATTGAATGGACACCTGTTTGGTCATTAACTTACCGAGACTTTAAGTATCTGCCAACCGCTTATTGTTATTTTGGCTATCCCATGTCTTCTCAGCCAGACTGTTGGGCAGACACTAATGGGTGTGCAGCAGGCAATACTTTAGAAGAAGCGATCGTACAAGGTTTCATGGAATTGGTAGAGCGAGATAGTGTTGCTTTGTGGTGGTACAATCGTACTCAAAGAGCGGCAGTAGATTTAGAGAGTTTTGAGGAGCCGTATTTTCAAGCCTTAAGAAGTTATTACCAATCCCTCGATCGCGAATTTTGGGTTCTTGATATAACCAGCGACTTAAATATTCCAGCCTTTGCCGCAATCAGTTATAAAAGTAAGTGCCAGGTTAAAGACATCATATTGGGTTTTGGTGCTCACTTCGATCCAAAACTCGCCGTTCAAAGAGCACTGACGGAAATGAACCAAATTCTTCCTGCTGTCTTAACTGCTGATGCCAATGGCATAACTCAATATGCTACCTCTGCTGAGCCACCCGTTCTCGATTGGTGGAAAACAGCGACGCTGGAAAATCAGCCTTATTTAATTCCAGATAAAAATGCTGCTGTCAAAAAGTCTTTTGACTACTCTTACATAGAAAACGATAACTTTCTTGATGATATTAAACTCTGTCAGCAAATTATAGAACAACGTGGCATGGAAATGCTAGTTCTCGACCAAACCCGTCCTGATATCGGGCTGAAAGTTGTTAAAGTTATAATTCCAGGAATGCGCCACTTCTGGAAGCGCTTGGCTCCGGGACGACTTTATGATGTTCCAGTAGAATTGGGTTGGTTGAAAGAACCGACACCAGAAGAGTGCCTGAATCCAATACCCATGTGGATGTAA